Proteins found in one Salvelinus alpinus chromosome 11, SLU_Salpinus.1, whole genome shotgun sequence genomic segment:
- the LOC139534005 gene encoding endoplasmin-like: MNRMWTIGLFCALLAFSSVRAEDEVDIDGTVEKDLGKSRDGSRTDDEVVQREEEAIQLDGLNAAQIKETREKSEKHVFKAEVNRMMKLIINSLYKNKEIFLRELISNASDALDKIRLLSLTNDEALTGNEELTVKIKADKEKNMLHITDTGIGMTKEDLVRNLGTIAKSGTSEFLNKMTEMQTEGQSTSELIGQFGVGFYSAFLVADKVIVTTKHNNGTQHIWESDSNEFSVIEDPRGDTLGRGTTITLVMKEEATDYLELETIKNLVRKYSQFINFPIYVWSSKTETVEEPIDETEADKKDTDHDEVEVEEEEEEDKDKPKTKKVEKTVWDWELMNDIKPIWQRPAKEVEEDEYKAFYKTFSRDTDEPISHIHFTAEGEVTFKSILFVPAAAPRGLFDEYGSKKNDFIKLFVRRVYITDDFHDMMPKYLNFVKGMVDSDDLPLNVSRETLQQHKLLKVIRKKLVRKTLDMIKKIAEEQYNEKFWKEFGTNIKLGVIEDHSNRTRLAKLLRFQTSNSDTVLASLEQYVERMKEKQDKIYFMAGTSRKEAESSPFVEKLLKRGYEVIYLTEPVDEYCIQALPEFDGKRFQNVAKEGVKFDESDKTKEKREGLEKEYEPLTTWMKDSALKDKIEKAVLSQRLTNSPCALVASQYGWSGNMERIMKAQAYQTGKDISTNYYANQKKTLEINPNHPLIKEMLKRINDNAEDQTASDLAVVLFETATLRSGYQLADTKAYGDRIERMLRLSMNVDLNEEPEEEPEEEPEEEVKADEEEDEDSGATGRDEL, translated from the exons ATGAACCGAATGTGGACAATAGGCCTCTTTTGTGCTCTTCTAGCTTTCA GTTCTGTCAGAGCGGAGGATGAGGTTGACATTGATGGGACAGTGGAGAAGGACTTGGGCAAAAGTAGAGACGGCTCCCGGACAGATGACGAGGTAGTCCAGAG GGAAGAGGAGGCTATCCAGCTTGATGGCCTGAACGCAGCGCAGATAAAGGAAACCCGGGAGAAATCAGAAAAGCATGTCTTCAAGGCCGAGGTGAACAGAATGATGAAGCTCATCATTAACTCCCTGTACAAGAACAAAGAG ATCTTCCTGAGGGAACTGATCTCCAACGCTTCCGATGCTCTGGATAAGATCCGGTTGCTGTCCCTGACCAATGATGAGGCACTCACTGGTAACGAGGAGCTGACAGTGAAAATCAAG GCTGACAAGGAGAAGAACATGCTTCACATTACCGACACCGGCATCGGCATGACCAAAGAAGACCTGGTCAGGAACCTCGGCACCATCGCCAAGTCCGGCACCAGCGAGTTCCTCAACAAGATGACAGAGATGCAGACCGAGGGCCAGTCAACCTCTGAGCTGATTGGTCAGTTCGGCGTGGGCTTCTACTCTGCGTTCTTGGTGGCTGACAAGGTGATCGTAACCACGAAGCACAACAACGGCACGCAGCACATATGGGAGTCTGACTCCAACGAGTTCTCCGTCATCGAGGACCCCCGCGGGGACACCCTCGGCAGGGGCACCACCATCAC TTTGGTGATGAAGGAGGAGGCAACAGACTACTTGGAGCTGGAGACCATCAAGAACCTTGTGAGGAAATACTCCCAGTTCATCAACTTCCCCATCTACGTATGGAGTAGCAAGACTGAGACTGTAGAGGAGCCTATTGATGAGACAGAAGCAGATAAGAAGGATACAGACCACGATGAGgttgaggtggaggaggaggaggaggaggacaaggaCAAGCCAAAGACGAAGAAG GTGGAGAAGACAGTGTGGGACTGGGAGCTGATGAATGACATCAAGCCCATCTGGCAGAGGCCTGccaaggaggtggaggaggatgaGTACAAGGCCTTCTACAAGACCTTCTCCAGG GACACAGACGAGCCCATCTCCCACATCCACTTCACAGCAGAGGGGGAGGTCACCTTCAAGTCCATCCTCTTTGTGCCTGCTGCAGCTCCCCGGGGACTCTTCGACGAGTACGGTTCTAAGAAGAACGACTTCATTAAG CTCTTCGTGCGTAGAGTTTACATCACTGATGACTTCCATGACATGATGCCTAagtacttgaactttgtgaaagGAATG GTTGACTCTGATGACCTTCCTCTGAACGTCTCAAGAGAAACTCTCCAGCAACACAAACTTCTCAAG GTCATTCGCAAAAAGCTGGTGCGCAAGACCCTGGACATGATCAAGAAGATCGCAGAGGAACAGTACAACGAGAAGTTCTGGAAGGAGTTTGGCACCAACATCAAGCTGGGTGTGATCGAGGACCACTCCAACCGGACCCGTCTGGCCAAGCTGCTGCGTTTCCAGACCTCCAACAGCGACACGGTGCTGGCCAGCCTGGAACAGTACGTAGAGAGGATGAAAGAGAAACAGGACAAGATCTACTTCATGGCTGGGACCAGCAGAAAAGAG GCCGAGTCGTCTCCCTTCGTGGAGAAGCTGTTGAAAAGGGGTTATGAGGTAATCTACCTGACAGAGCCTGTGGATGAGTACTGTATCCAGGCCCTACCGGAGTTTGACGGCAAGCGCTTCCAGAACGTGGCCAAGGAGGGCGTCAAGTTTGACGAGAGCGACAAGAccaaggagaagagggagggccTGGAGAAGGAGTACGAACCTCTCACCACCTGGATGAAGGACAGCGCCCTGAAGGACAAG ATCGAGAAAGCTGTGCTGTCCCAGAGGCTGACCAACTCTCCCTGTGCCCTGGTAGCCAGCCAGTACGGCTGGTCCGGTAACATGGAGAGGATCATGAAGGCACAGGCCTACCAGACAGGAAAAGACATATCCACAAA TTATTATGCAAACCAGAAGAAAACACTAGAGATCAACCCCAATCACCCTTTGATCAAAGAAATGTTGAAGAGAATAAAC GATAATGCAGAGGACCAGACTGCCTCAGACCTGGCTGTAGTGCTGTTTGAGACAGCCACACTACGGTCAGGCTACCAGCTGGCTGACACCAAAGCCTATGGAGACAGGATAGAACGCATGCTCCGACTCAGCATGAACGTGGACCTCAATGAAGAG CCAGAGGAGGAGCCAGAGGAGGAGCCAGAGGAGGAGGTTAAAgcagatgaggaggaagatgaagattcG GGAGCCACAGGAAGGGATGAGCTGTGA